The following proteins are encoded in a genomic region of Mycoplasma sp. NEAQ87857:
- a CDS encoding APC family permease, which translates to MHKTMNDKTFVLLSINYIIGFGFIATIIDIVKLGYFGLLIIFASAFIAFVTTLVFARLSNEYKDEYGGSFIYAQKTGYKKFAFFTGWNQWIQVPLFSAAGPLFLERVASVFTSNSTTLWIVRLISVIFFIILILFSTYGFKFSRWAILITASVKWVILILGIGILAYLTIVNNGFKNNFAQAKNSKIDTYLIFSNILFFMFAFGGIETIPNIAKDVKTNNIKKLIIIVFLSIFTFYIIGYVLFLGTDLIKINNNFIGIYRIVFGTASIFIFGTYLLTYNIASTLTSANVYSRIIVALAEEKYLPMQLAKTNKNNEYKNAIWFNTSLIIIAMVLFNILPNIFPQISLFKEVINLGTISFLFQYLLAYITAFILEKQSKIVKIPIYEKILYIFSSLLIISVILIYEFPFLVGVKWATSNTVSIVSYLVFLLLGIGLFWWTLRTKRV; encoded by the coding sequence ATGCATAAAACAATGAACGATAAAACCTTTGTTTTATTATCAATTAATTACATTATTGGTTTTGGTTTTATCGCTACAATTATAGACATAGTTAAATTAGGTTATTTTGGATTACTAATTATTTTTGCAAGTGCATTTATTGCTTTTGTAACTACGTTAGTTTTTGCAAGATTATCTAATGAATACAAAGATGAATATGGTGGTTCGTTTATTTATGCACAGAAAACAGGATATAAAAAATTTGCATTTTTTACAGGATGAAATCAATGAATCCAAGTTCCTTTATTTTCTGCTGCAGGACCATTATTCTTAGAAAGAGTTGCTAGTGTATTTACATCCAATAGCACTACTTTATGAATTGTAAGGTTAATTTCGGTTATATTTTTTATTATTTTGATTTTATTTTCAACTTATGGATTTAAATTTTCAAGATGAGCAATATTAATTACAGCAAGTGTTAAATGAGTTATTTTAATTTTGGGAATTGGTATTTTAGCTTATTTAACAATTGTAAATAATGGTTTTAAAAATAATTTTGCTCAAGCAAAGAATAGTAAAATAGATACTTATTTAATTTTTAGTAATATATTATTTTTTATGTTTGCTTTTGGTGGTATTGAAACAATACCTAATATCGCTAAAGATGTTAAAACCAATAATATTAAAAAATTGATAATAATTGTATTTTTATCAATTTTTACATTTTATATTATTGGATATGTTTTATTTTTAGGTACTGATTTAATTAAAATTAATAATAATTTTATTGGTATTTATCGTATAGTCTTTGGCACAGCAAGTATTTTTATTTTTGGAACATATTTATTAACTTATAATATTGCTTCAACATTAACTAGTGCTAATGTTTATTCAAGAATTATTGTAGCTTTAGCAGAAGAAAAATATTTACCAATGCAACTTGCAAAAACAAATAAAAACAACGAATATAAAAACGCAATATGATTTAATACTTCATTAATCATTATTGCAATGGTATTATTTAATATTTTACCTAACATTTTTCCTCAAATAAGCTTATTTAAAGAAGTAATTAACTTAGGTACAATTTCATTTTTATTCCAATATTTATTAGCATATATTACAGCATTTATATTAGAAAAACAAAGCAAAATTGTTAAAATACCAATTTATGAAAAAATATTGTATATTTTTTCATCTTTATTAATTATTAGTGTGATATTAATTTATGAGTTTCCTTTCTTAGTTGGAGTAAAATGAGCAACATCAAATACAGTATCAATAGTTTCTTATTTAGTCTTCTTACTTTTAGGAATAGGTTTATTTTGATGAACTCTTAGAACCAAGAGGGTATAA
- the deoC gene encoding deoxyribose-phosphate aldolase: MEYNKMIDHTYLKAEGTTKEIDKLINEAIKYDFKTVCVNSSWVKYVADKLKKQNVGITSVVGFPLGAMITQSKAHEAKLAIDHGADEIDMVMNIGRFKQGDYEYVLNDIKKVKEACGNHVLKVIIETALLTKDEIKKATEIVMKSGAEFIKTSTGFSYRGATLEDVQIMKEVCGDKLLIKAAGGISNLDDLIAMYNAGASRFGTSRSVAIIEGKESKGGY; encoded by the coding sequence ATGGAATATAACAAAATGATTGATCATACATATTTAAAAGCTGAAGGAACTACAAAAGAAATTGATAAATTAATCAATGAAGCTATTAAATATGACTTTAAAACAGTTTGTGTTAACTCTTCATGAGTAAAATACGTAGCTGATAAATTAAAAAAACAAAACGTTGGAATTACAAGTGTTGTAGGTTTCCCTTTAGGAGCCATGATTACTCAATCTAAAGCTCATGAAGCTAAATTAGCTATTGATCATGGTGCTGATGAAATTGATATGGTAATGAACATCGGTCGTTTTAAACAAGGTGATTATGAATATGTTTTAAACGACATTAAAAAAGTTAAAGAAGCTTGTGGAAACCACGTTTTAAAAGTTATTATTGAAACAGCATTATTAACAAAAGATGAAATTAAAAAAGCAACAGAAATTGTTATGAAATCTGGTGCAGAATTCATCAAAACATCTACAGGATTTAGCTATAGAGGAGCAACTTTAGAAGATGTTCAAATTATGAAAGAAGTTTGTGGAGATAAATTGTTAATTAAAGCAGCAGGAGGAATTAGTAATCTTGATGATTTAATAGCAATGTATAATGCTGGAGCTTCAAGATTTGGAACCAGTAGATCAGTTGCTATTATTGAAGGTAAAGAATCTAAAGGTGGATACTAA
- a CDS encoding pyrimidine-nucleoside phosphorylase: MRVVDIIEKKRLNKELTNEEIKFLVESYVTNQTPDYQMSAFLMAVMFNGMNPREIATMTKYMMHSGDVIDLSAIPGIKVDKHSTGGIGDKTTLAVAPIVAACGAPVAKMSGRGLGHTGGTIDKLESIPGFNVEVSEQDFIEQVKKHKIAVIGQSAQLVPADKKLYALRDVTSTVESIPLIASSIMSKKLATGSNAILLDVKCGNGAFMKDLAQARDLARTMINIGKELNVDVRAEITNMNRPIGREIGNKNEVLEAIWTLEGKGPKDFNELVYSSCATILEQAKIAKDHNEGLKMVQEVIDNKKALAKFYEFVEIQGGDVAKLKSKDFWNPKYKLEVKTNENGYLEIFDSLAFGLVSMKLGAGRKTKEDSIDFEAGITLNKKTNEEVKIGDVLFTLYSSNPIDIALVSELSNAYKINQEQVENKIILDKLQ, translated from the coding sequence ATGCGTGTAGTTGATATTATTGAAAAAAAACGTTTAAATAAAGAATTAACCAATGAAGAAATTAAGTTCTTAGTTGAATCATATGTTACTAATCAAACTCCTGATTATCAAATGAGTGCATTTTTAATGGCGGTTATGTTTAATGGGATGAATCCTAGAGAAATAGCTACTATGACTAAATATATGATGCATTCAGGAGATGTTATTGATTTATCTGCTATTCCAGGAATTAAAGTAGATAAACATTCAACTGGTGGAATTGGAGATAAAACTACTTTAGCAGTAGCTCCAATTGTTGCAGCTTGTGGAGCACCTGTAGCTAAAATGTCTGGTAGAGGTTTAGGTCATACTGGTGGAACTATTGATAAATTAGAATCTATTCCAGGATTTAATGTTGAAGTATCAGAACAAGATTTTATAGAACAAGTTAAAAAACATAAAATCGCAGTAATTGGACAAAGTGCTCAATTAGTACCAGCAGATAAAAAATTATATGCATTAAGAGATGTTACTTCAACAGTTGAATCAATTCCTTTAATTGCTTCAAGTATTATGTCTAAAAAACTTGCAACTGGATCAAATGCAATCTTACTTGATGTTAAATGTGGTAATGGTGCATTTATGAAAGATTTAGCTCAAGCAAGAGATCTTGCAAGAACTATGATTAATATTGGTAAAGAATTAAATGTTGATGTAAGAGCTGAAATTACTAATATGAATCGTCCAATTGGTAGAGAAATTGGTAATAAAAATGAAGTGCTAGAAGCAATATGAACTCTAGAAGGTAAGGGTCCAAAAGACTTTAATGAGTTAGTTTATTCATCTTGTGCAACTATTTTAGAACAAGCTAAAATTGCAAAAGATCATAATGAAGGTCTAAAAATGGTACAAGAAGTAATTGATAATAAAAAAGCTTTAGCTAAATTCTATGAATTTGTTGAAATTCAAGGTGGAGATGTTGCTAAATTAAAATCAAAAGATTTTTGAAATCCCAAATATAAATTAGAAGTAAAGACTAATGAAAATGGATATTTAGAAATTTTTGATAGTTTAGCTTTTGGATTAGTGTCAATGAAACTTGGTGCAGGAAGAAAAACTAAAGAAGATTCAATTGATTTTGAGGCAGGAATTACATTAAACAAAAAAACTAATGAAGAAGTAAAAATTGGAGATGTATTATTTACTTTATATTCATCTAACCCAATAGATATAGCATTAGTTTCAGAATTATCAAATGCATACAAAATTAATCAAGAACAAGTTGAAAATAAAATAATTTTAGATAAATTACAATAG
- the deoD gene encoding purine-nucleoside phosphorylase: protein MTPHIQAKKGEIAKTVIMPGDPLRAKFIAETFLDPGFKQVNSVRNMFMYTGTYKGKPITVAGSGMGCPSIGIYSYELYKFYDVDRIIRIGSAGSYKADLDLYEVVLATEAYADGDSYRKLALGKSGNLAFPSKELNKEIEEIANDLNIPLHKGRVHSSDVFYSVVPVEERIATTESLCVEMESYALFTNAEVLNKEAACLLTISDNIITQKETSAEERQFAFKRMMEIALNLAK, encoded by the coding sequence ATGACACCACACATTCAAGCTAAAAAAGGTGAAATAGCAAAAACAGTTATTATGCCAGGAGATCCATTAAGAGCTAAATTTATAGCAGAAACCTTCTTAGATCCAGGGTTTAAACAAGTTAACTCAGTTAGAAATATGTTCATGTATACAGGGACATACAAAGGAAAACCTATTACTGTTGCAGGTAGTGGAATGGGTTGTCCTTCAATTGGAATCTATTCATACGAGTTATATAAATTCTATGATGTAGATAGAATTATTAGAATAGGTTCAGCAGGATCATATAAAGCAGATTTAGATTTATATGAAGTTGTTTTAGCAACTGAAGCATATGCTGATGGAGATTCTTATAGAAAATTAGCTTTAGGAAAAAGTGGTAATTTAGCTTTTCCAAGTAAAGAATTAAATAAAGAAATCGAAGAAATTGCTAATGATTTAAACATTCCATTACACAAAGGTAGAGTTCATTCATCTGATGTATTTTATTCAGTAGTACCTGTTGAAGAAAGAATTGCTACAACAGAATCATTATGTGTTGAAATGGAATCATATGCATTATTTACCAATGCTGAAGTTTTAAACAAAGAAGCAGCTTGCTTATTAACAATTAGTGATAACATTATTACTCAAAAAGAAACTTCAGCTGAAGAACGTCAATTTGCATTTAAACGTATGATGGAGATTGCTTTAAACTTAGCAAAATAA
- a CDS encoding UpaP162 family type II restriction enzyme → MINWTELNSLKEVLLKEIDNIFKVYGYEIEIKAEDLNLLKSKYSCLRTSTALGYILEEFVYQKFKNVFKNNKDWVIWREGESTQNSSYDFVLSCNKFDALINIKTENINSQNNAVAAINKLHFDYEKKYNSGKDFYYILLKVIYSIDNKQTAMKTETIEYYKKMQIQRFTCYALEEVSFINGHNQDSRNWSNKGFKKESGRLIISDSFLKKNRLNEEQEISNYQTLHFIESMYETKTK, encoded by the coding sequence ATGATTAATTGAACAGAATTAAACAGCCTTAAAGAAGTTTTGTTGAAAGAAATAGATAATATTTTTAAAGTTTATGGTTATGAAATAGAAATAAAAGCAGAAGATTTAAATTTGTTGAAATCTAAATATAGTTGCTTAAGAACATCTACAGCTTTAGGGTACATTTTAGAAGAATTTGTATATCAAAAATTTAAAAATGTATTTAAGAATAATAAAGATTGAGTTATTTGAAGAGAAGGTGAATCAACGCAAAATAGTAGTTATGACTTTGTGCTATCTTGCAATAAATTTGATGCTTTAATAAATATTAAAACAGAGAATATAAATAGTCAAAATAATGCTGTAGCTGCTATAAATAAGTTGCATTTTGATTATGAAAAGAAATACAATAGTGGTAAGGATTTTTATTACATATTACTAAAAGTAATTTATTCAATTGATAATAAACAAACTGCAATGAAAACTGAAACTATAGAATATTACAAAAAAATGCAAATTCAAAGATTTACTTGCTATGCACTTGAAGAAGTTTCTTTTATCAATGGACATAATCAAGATAGTAGAAATTGATCAAATAAAGGTTTTAAGAAAGAATCAGGTAGATTAATAATCAGTGATTCTTTCTTAAAGAAAAATAGACTCAACGAAGAACAAGAAATATCAAATTATCAGACACTACACTTTATTGAGAGTATGTACGAAACAAAAACAAAATAA